Proteins from one Ipomoea triloba cultivar NCNSP0323 chromosome 1, ASM357664v1 genomic window:
- the LOC116023104 gene encoding uncharacterized protein LOC116023104 isoform X2, whose protein sequence is MSGKGSLNNGGGGVGMIPAGSRKMVESLKEIVSNYSDSEIYAVLKECNMDPNEAVNRLLSQDPFHEVKSKREKRKENKDTSEPRSRGGSSSSRGGRGGADRYVGRGSSESTLHGKFSSASKKENGSSTSMATGIAGSNMNLRPTATSGVFASENKKLVAVTTDHISSAPQPSAGHQPAWGGVPGQISMADIVKMGRPHNKAQNSTTASQQNANANHNDGRRPAYHVSHHNFQFPNDQASNVSEVHMDQGVSSAQHDSSNDEWPSIEQPSASVLPSISEPPADPDSSNLVYDRINQHLQVDEVQGTEDHGLSVGASHVPSGSIPNRKFPEDDSGGESLYENDIDIYRHKDHDHSSKHWESEFTVDVNASVSSATENLQQLSIHQDQGVPPEEEGPSVVIPDHLQVQSADCSHLSFGSFGSGIGSALSGPSASAPVKNHVEEVPTDAEDPPMGHLTTSSEYYGGETNPPDGNLFHRTGVSGTYESPAAPQPDPLKVEHSEAGRANQYSFPSSEPGYNYENAQPLNVEFSQPQTSSPVQNLAPFNAMGYTNSLPSNLLAANAHALRESDISYSIFPSTQAMPSKYGNSVSSVGGSSISMPEALKSGGLSSSQPTQQTLNGTGVATGPALPQHLNLHPYSQPTVPLGPFTNMIGYPPPFLPQNYTYMPSAFQQTFAGNSAAYHQSLAAMLPQYKTSVSVSSLPQSAGVASGYGAFGNTTAIPGNFQMNTPAAPSATSLGYDDAPISQYKDNSHLMSLQQQSENSATWLHGPGSRTMSAVPANTYYNYQGQHQQPGGFRQGQQPSQNYGSLNYNPNFYHSHTGISLDHQQQNPRDGSLGGAQGQPKQSQQQIWQNNY, encoded by the exons ATGAGCGGCAAGGGGAGCCTTAACAATGGCGGCGGCGGAGTTGGGATGATACCGGCAGGGTCCCGGAAGATGGTGGAGAGCTTGAAGGAGATAGTGAGCAACTATTCCGATTCTGAGATCTACGCTGTTCTCAAAGAGTGTAATATGGACCCTAATGAAGCCGTCAACAGGCTTCTCTCTCAAG ATCCTTTCCATGAGGTGAAAAGCAAacgagagaaaagaaaagag AATAAGGATACCTCTGAACCTCGGTCACGCGGTGGTAGTAGCTCAAGCCGGGGAGGTAGGGGTGGTGCAGACCGATATGTTGGTCGTGGCAGCTCAG AGTCTACTTTGCACGGAAAATTTTCCTCTGCTTCCAAGAAGGAGAATGGGTCTAGTACAAGTATGGCTACTGGAATTGCTGGAAGTAACATGAATTTGCGACCTACAGCCACCAG TGGTGTTTTTGCCAGTGAAAATAAGAAGTTAGTGGCTGTTACAACTGATCATATTTCATCAGCCCCACAGCCTTCTGCTGGACATCAACCTGCTTGGGGGGGTGTTCCAGGACAAATATCAATGGCTGATATTGTCAAGATGGGAAGGCCACACAACAAAGCACAAAACTCAACAACTGCATCTCAGCAAAATGCCAATGCCAACCACAATGATGGCCGTAGACCTGCATACCATGTGTCACATCATAACTTTCAGTTTCCAAACGATCAAGCTTCTAATGTTTCTGAGGTGCACATGGATCAAGGGGTTAGCTCTGCTCAACATGACTCAAGTAATGATGAATGGCCTTCAATCGAGCAGCCATCAGCTTCTGTTCTCCCTTCTATTTCAGAGCCTCCTGCAGATCCAGACTCTTCTAACCTAGTTTATGATAGAATTAACCAGCATCTCCAGGTGGATGAGGTTCAGGGAACAGAAGATCATGGCTTAAGTGTTGGTGCAAGCCATGTGCCATCTGGTTCCATTCCAAACAGAAAGTTTCCGGAGGATGATTCTGGAGGTGAATCTCTATATGAAAATGACATTGACATTTATAGACACAAGGATCATGATCATTCTTCCAAGCACTGGGAAAGTGAGTTTACAG TTGATGTGAATGCTTCAGTTTCATCGGCTACTGAAAACTTGCAACAACTGTCTATACACCAGGATCAAGGTGTGCCACCTGAGGAGGAAGGGCCTTCAGTGGTTATTCCAGACCACCTACAAGTTCAAAGTGCAGATTGTTCACACTTGAGCTTTGGTAGCTTTGGCTCTGGAATCGGTTCAGCTCTTTCTGGTCCTTCGGCATCTGCTCCAGTGAAAAATCATGTAGAAGAGGTGCCTACAGATGCAGAAGATCCACCAATGGGGCACTTGACCACCAG TTCTGAATACTATGGTGGTGAGACAAATCCACCAGATGGCAATTTATTCCATAGGACTGGAGTATCTGGGACTTACGAGTCACCTGCTGCTCCGCAACCTGATCCATTGAAAGTGGAACACAGTGAAGCTGGCCGTGCAAATCAATATAGCTTTCCCTCATCTGAACCTGGCTATAACTATGAGAATGCTCAACCGTTGAATGTGGAATTTAGTCAACCGCAAACAAGCTCACCGGTTCAGAATCTTGCACCCTTCAATGCTATG GGATACACAAATTCGTTACCAAGCAATTTGTTGGCAGCTAATGCTCATGCTCTTAGGGAGTCTGATATTTCATACTCGATATTTCCTTCTACACAAGCAATGCCCTCAAAATATGGCAACTCGGTTTCTTCAGTCGGTGGTTCATCAATTTCAATGCCCGAG GCTTTGAAATCCGGTGGTTTGTCGTCATCACAGCCGACTCAACAAACCCTTAACGGGACAGGTGTTGCCACAGGACCTGCTTTGCCTCAACACCTTAATTTACATCCGTATTCACAACCGACAGTTCCTTTGGGCCCCTTTACGAACATGATTGGCTATCCTCCTCCTTTTCTGCCTCAGAATTATACATACATGCCCTCTGCTTTCCAGCAAACATTTGCCGGTAATAGTGCTGCTTACCACCAATCTTTAGCGGCGATGCTCCCTCAATACAAGACTAGTGTGTCCGTGAGCAGCTTACCCCAGTCGGCTGGCGTTGCTTCTGGCTATGGTGCTTTTGGTAATACGACTGCAATTCCCGGGAACTTCCAAATGAATACCCCTGCCGCTCCTTCGGCTACATCCTTAGGTTACGATGATGCGCCAATTTCGCAGTACAAGGACAACAGTCATTTAATGTCTCTTCAGCAGCAG AGCGAGAATTCAGCTACGTGGCTCCACGGACCCGGTTCCCGGACAATGTCGGCTGTTCCTGCCAACACGTACTACAATTATCAGGGACAACATCAACAACCCGGTGGTTTCCGGCAAGGGCAACAACCGTCACAAAACTACGGGTCTTTGAACTACAACCCCAACTTCTACCACTCCCATACTGGAATCTCGCTGGATCATCAACAGCAAAACCCGAGAGACGGGTCGTTGGGTGGCGCTCAAGGACAGCCAAAGCAGTCGCAACAGCAGATATGGCAAAACAACTACTAA
- the LOC116023104 gene encoding uncharacterized protein LOC116023104 isoform X4 — MSGKGSLNNGGGGVGMIPAGSRKMVESLKEIVSNYSDSEIYAVLKECNMDPNEAVNRLLSQDPFHEVKSKREKRKENKDTSEPRSRGGSSSSRGGRGGADRYVGRGSSESTLHGKFSSASKKENGSSTSMATGIAGSNMNLRPTATSENKKLVAVTTDHISSAPQPSAGHQPAWGGVPGQISMADIVKMGRPHNKAQNSTTASQQNANANHNDGRRPAYHVSHHNFQFPNDQASNVSEVHMDQGVSSAQHDSSNDEWPSIEQPSASVLPSISEPPADPDSSNLVYDRINQHLQVDEVQGTEDHGLSVGASHVPSGSIPNRKFPEDDSGGESLYENDIDIYRHKDHDHSSKHWESEFTVDVNASVSSATENLQQLSIHQDQGVPPEEEGPSVVIPDHLQVQSADCSHLSFGSFGSGIGSALSGPSASAPVKNHVEEVPTDAEDPPMGHLTTRSSEYYGGETNPPDGNLFHRTGVSGTYESPAAPQPDPLKVEHSEAGRANQYSFPSSEPGYNYENAQPLNVEFSQPQTSSPVQNLAPFNAMGYTNSLPSNLLAANAHALRESDISYSIFPSTQAMPSKYGNSVSSVGGSSISMPEALKSGGLSSSQPTQQTLNGTGVATGPALPQHLNLHPYSQPTVPLGPFTNMIGYPPPFLPQNYTYMPSAFQQTFAGNSAAYHQSLAAMLPQYKTSVSVSSLPQSAGVASGYGAFGNTTAIPGNFQMNTPAAPSATSLGYDDAPISQYKDNSHLMSLQQQSENSATWLHGPGSRTMSAVPANTYYNYQGQHQQPGGFRQGQQPSQNYGSLNYNPNFYHSHTGISLDHQQQNPRDGSLGGAQGQPKQSQQQIWQNNY, encoded by the exons ATGAGCGGCAAGGGGAGCCTTAACAATGGCGGCGGCGGAGTTGGGATGATACCGGCAGGGTCCCGGAAGATGGTGGAGAGCTTGAAGGAGATAGTGAGCAACTATTCCGATTCTGAGATCTACGCTGTTCTCAAAGAGTGTAATATGGACCCTAATGAAGCCGTCAACAGGCTTCTCTCTCAAG ATCCTTTCCATGAGGTGAAAAGCAAacgagagaaaagaaaagag AATAAGGATACCTCTGAACCTCGGTCACGCGGTGGTAGTAGCTCAAGCCGGGGAGGTAGGGGTGGTGCAGACCGATATGTTGGTCGTGGCAGCTCAG AGTCTACTTTGCACGGAAAATTTTCCTCTGCTTCCAAGAAGGAGAATGGGTCTAGTACAAGTATGGCTACTGGAATTGCTGGAAGTAACATGAATTTGCGACCTACAGCCACCAG TGAAAATAAGAAGTTAGTGGCTGTTACAACTGATCATATTTCATCAGCCCCACAGCCTTCTGCTGGACATCAACCTGCTTGGGGGGGTGTTCCAGGACAAATATCAATGGCTGATATTGTCAAGATGGGAAGGCCACACAACAAAGCACAAAACTCAACAACTGCATCTCAGCAAAATGCCAATGCCAACCACAATGATGGCCGTAGACCTGCATACCATGTGTCACATCATAACTTTCAGTTTCCAAACGATCAAGCTTCTAATGTTTCTGAGGTGCACATGGATCAAGGGGTTAGCTCTGCTCAACATGACTCAAGTAATGATGAATGGCCTTCAATCGAGCAGCCATCAGCTTCTGTTCTCCCTTCTATTTCAGAGCCTCCTGCAGATCCAGACTCTTCTAACCTAGTTTATGATAGAATTAACCAGCATCTCCAGGTGGATGAGGTTCAGGGAACAGAAGATCATGGCTTAAGTGTTGGTGCAAGCCATGTGCCATCTGGTTCCATTCCAAACAGAAAGTTTCCGGAGGATGATTCTGGAGGTGAATCTCTATATGAAAATGACATTGACATTTATAGACACAAGGATCATGATCATTCTTCCAAGCACTGGGAAAGTGAGTTTACAG TTGATGTGAATGCTTCAGTTTCATCGGCTACTGAAAACTTGCAACAACTGTCTATACACCAGGATCAAGGTGTGCCACCTGAGGAGGAAGGGCCTTCAGTGGTTATTCCAGACCACCTACAAGTTCAAAGTGCAGATTGTTCACACTTGAGCTTTGGTAGCTTTGGCTCTGGAATCGGTTCAGCTCTTTCTGGTCCTTCGGCATCTGCTCCAGTGAAAAATCATGTAGAAGAGGTGCCTACAGATGCAGAAGATCCACCAATGGGGCACTTGACCACCAG AAGTTCTGAATACTATGGTGGTGAGACAAATCCACCAGATGGCAATTTATTCCATAGGACTGGAGTATCTGGGACTTACGAGTCACCTGCTGCTCCGCAACCTGATCCATTGAAAGTGGAACACAGTGAAGCTGGCCGTGCAAATCAATATAGCTTTCCCTCATCTGAACCTGGCTATAACTATGAGAATGCTCAACCGTTGAATGTGGAATTTAGTCAACCGCAAACAAGCTCACCGGTTCAGAATCTTGCACCCTTCAATGCTATG GGATACACAAATTCGTTACCAAGCAATTTGTTGGCAGCTAATGCTCATGCTCTTAGGGAGTCTGATATTTCATACTCGATATTTCCTTCTACACAAGCAATGCCCTCAAAATATGGCAACTCGGTTTCTTCAGTCGGTGGTTCATCAATTTCAATGCCCGAG GCTTTGAAATCCGGTGGTTTGTCGTCATCACAGCCGACTCAACAAACCCTTAACGGGACAGGTGTTGCCACAGGACCTGCTTTGCCTCAACACCTTAATTTACATCCGTATTCACAACCGACAGTTCCTTTGGGCCCCTTTACGAACATGATTGGCTATCCTCCTCCTTTTCTGCCTCAGAATTATACATACATGCCCTCTGCTTTCCAGCAAACATTTGCCGGTAATAGTGCTGCTTACCACCAATCTTTAGCGGCGATGCTCCCTCAATACAAGACTAGTGTGTCCGTGAGCAGCTTACCCCAGTCGGCTGGCGTTGCTTCTGGCTATGGTGCTTTTGGTAATACGACTGCAATTCCCGGGAACTTCCAAATGAATACCCCTGCCGCTCCTTCGGCTACATCCTTAGGTTACGATGATGCGCCAATTTCGCAGTACAAGGACAACAGTCATTTAATGTCTCTTCAGCAGCAG AGCGAGAATTCAGCTACGTGGCTCCACGGACCCGGTTCCCGGACAATGTCGGCTGTTCCTGCCAACACGTACTACAATTATCAGGGACAACATCAACAACCCGGTGGTTTCCGGCAAGGGCAACAACCGTCACAAAACTACGGGTCTTTGAACTACAACCCCAACTTCTACCACTCCCATACTGGAATCTCGCTGGATCATCAACAGCAAAACCCGAGAGACGGGTCGTTGGGTGGCGCTCAAGGACAGCCAAAGCAGTCGCAACAGCAGATATGGCAAAACAACTACTAA
- the LOC116023104 gene encoding uncharacterized protein LOC116023104 isoform X1 — protein sequence MSGKGSLNNGGGGVGMIPAGSRKMVESLKEIVSNYSDSEIYAVLKECNMDPNEAVNRLLSQDPFHEVKSKREKRKENKDTSEPRSRGGSSSSRGGRGGADRYVGRGSSESTLHGKFSSASKKENGSSTSMATGIAGSNMNLRPTATSGVFASENKKLVAVTTDHISSAPQPSAGHQPAWGGVPGQISMADIVKMGRPHNKAQNSTTASQQNANANHNDGRRPAYHVSHHNFQFPNDQASNVSEVHMDQGVSSAQHDSSNDEWPSIEQPSASVLPSISEPPADPDSSNLVYDRINQHLQVDEVQGTEDHGLSVGASHVPSGSIPNRKFPEDDSGGESLYENDIDIYRHKDHDHSSKHWESEFTVDVNASVSSATENLQQLSIHQDQGVPPEEEGPSVVIPDHLQVQSADCSHLSFGSFGSGIGSALSGPSASAPVKNHVEEVPTDAEDPPMGHLTTRSSEYYGGETNPPDGNLFHRTGVSGTYESPAAPQPDPLKVEHSEAGRANQYSFPSSEPGYNYENAQPLNVEFSQPQTSSPVQNLAPFNAMGYTNSLPSNLLAANAHALRESDISYSIFPSTQAMPSKYGNSVSSVGGSSISMPEALKSGGLSSSQPTQQTLNGTGVATGPALPQHLNLHPYSQPTVPLGPFTNMIGYPPPFLPQNYTYMPSAFQQTFAGNSAAYHQSLAAMLPQYKTSVSVSSLPQSAGVASGYGAFGNTTAIPGNFQMNTPAAPSATSLGYDDAPISQYKDNSHLMSLQQQSENSATWLHGPGSRTMSAVPANTYYNYQGQHQQPGGFRQGQQPSQNYGSLNYNPNFYHSHTGISLDHQQQNPRDGSLGGAQGQPKQSQQQIWQNNY from the exons ATGAGCGGCAAGGGGAGCCTTAACAATGGCGGCGGCGGAGTTGGGATGATACCGGCAGGGTCCCGGAAGATGGTGGAGAGCTTGAAGGAGATAGTGAGCAACTATTCCGATTCTGAGATCTACGCTGTTCTCAAAGAGTGTAATATGGACCCTAATGAAGCCGTCAACAGGCTTCTCTCTCAAG ATCCTTTCCATGAGGTGAAAAGCAAacgagagaaaagaaaagag AATAAGGATACCTCTGAACCTCGGTCACGCGGTGGTAGTAGCTCAAGCCGGGGAGGTAGGGGTGGTGCAGACCGATATGTTGGTCGTGGCAGCTCAG AGTCTACTTTGCACGGAAAATTTTCCTCTGCTTCCAAGAAGGAGAATGGGTCTAGTACAAGTATGGCTACTGGAATTGCTGGAAGTAACATGAATTTGCGACCTACAGCCACCAG TGGTGTTTTTGCCAGTGAAAATAAGAAGTTAGTGGCTGTTACAACTGATCATATTTCATCAGCCCCACAGCCTTCTGCTGGACATCAACCTGCTTGGGGGGGTGTTCCAGGACAAATATCAATGGCTGATATTGTCAAGATGGGAAGGCCACACAACAAAGCACAAAACTCAACAACTGCATCTCAGCAAAATGCCAATGCCAACCACAATGATGGCCGTAGACCTGCATACCATGTGTCACATCATAACTTTCAGTTTCCAAACGATCAAGCTTCTAATGTTTCTGAGGTGCACATGGATCAAGGGGTTAGCTCTGCTCAACATGACTCAAGTAATGATGAATGGCCTTCAATCGAGCAGCCATCAGCTTCTGTTCTCCCTTCTATTTCAGAGCCTCCTGCAGATCCAGACTCTTCTAACCTAGTTTATGATAGAATTAACCAGCATCTCCAGGTGGATGAGGTTCAGGGAACAGAAGATCATGGCTTAAGTGTTGGTGCAAGCCATGTGCCATCTGGTTCCATTCCAAACAGAAAGTTTCCGGAGGATGATTCTGGAGGTGAATCTCTATATGAAAATGACATTGACATTTATAGACACAAGGATCATGATCATTCTTCCAAGCACTGGGAAAGTGAGTTTACAG TTGATGTGAATGCTTCAGTTTCATCGGCTACTGAAAACTTGCAACAACTGTCTATACACCAGGATCAAGGTGTGCCACCTGAGGAGGAAGGGCCTTCAGTGGTTATTCCAGACCACCTACAAGTTCAAAGTGCAGATTGTTCACACTTGAGCTTTGGTAGCTTTGGCTCTGGAATCGGTTCAGCTCTTTCTGGTCCTTCGGCATCTGCTCCAGTGAAAAATCATGTAGAAGAGGTGCCTACAGATGCAGAAGATCCACCAATGGGGCACTTGACCACCAG AAGTTCTGAATACTATGGTGGTGAGACAAATCCACCAGATGGCAATTTATTCCATAGGACTGGAGTATCTGGGACTTACGAGTCACCTGCTGCTCCGCAACCTGATCCATTGAAAGTGGAACACAGTGAAGCTGGCCGTGCAAATCAATATAGCTTTCCCTCATCTGAACCTGGCTATAACTATGAGAATGCTCAACCGTTGAATGTGGAATTTAGTCAACCGCAAACAAGCTCACCGGTTCAGAATCTTGCACCCTTCAATGCTATG GGATACACAAATTCGTTACCAAGCAATTTGTTGGCAGCTAATGCTCATGCTCTTAGGGAGTCTGATATTTCATACTCGATATTTCCTTCTACACAAGCAATGCCCTCAAAATATGGCAACTCGGTTTCTTCAGTCGGTGGTTCATCAATTTCAATGCCCGAG GCTTTGAAATCCGGTGGTTTGTCGTCATCACAGCCGACTCAACAAACCCTTAACGGGACAGGTGTTGCCACAGGACCTGCTTTGCCTCAACACCTTAATTTACATCCGTATTCACAACCGACAGTTCCTTTGGGCCCCTTTACGAACATGATTGGCTATCCTCCTCCTTTTCTGCCTCAGAATTATACATACATGCCCTCTGCTTTCCAGCAAACATTTGCCGGTAATAGTGCTGCTTACCACCAATCTTTAGCGGCGATGCTCCCTCAATACAAGACTAGTGTGTCCGTGAGCAGCTTACCCCAGTCGGCTGGCGTTGCTTCTGGCTATGGTGCTTTTGGTAATACGACTGCAATTCCCGGGAACTTCCAAATGAATACCCCTGCCGCTCCTTCGGCTACATCCTTAGGTTACGATGATGCGCCAATTTCGCAGTACAAGGACAACAGTCATTTAATGTCTCTTCAGCAGCAG AGCGAGAATTCAGCTACGTGGCTCCACGGACCCGGTTCCCGGACAATGTCGGCTGTTCCTGCCAACACGTACTACAATTATCAGGGACAACATCAACAACCCGGTGGTTTCCGGCAAGGGCAACAACCGTCACAAAACTACGGGTCTTTGAACTACAACCCCAACTTCTACCACTCCCATACTGGAATCTCGCTGGATCATCAACAGCAAAACCCGAGAGACGGGTCGTTGGGTGGCGCTCAAGGACAGCCAAAGCAGTCGCAACAGCAGATATGGCAAAACAACTACTAA
- the LOC116023104 gene encoding uncharacterized protein LOC116023104 isoform X3, with translation MSGKGSLNNGGGGVGMIPAGSRKMVESLKEIVSNYSDSEIYAVLKECNMDPNEAVNRLLSQDPFHEVKSKREKRKENKDTSEPRSRGGSSSSRGGRGGADRYVGRGSSESTLHGKFSSASKKENGSSTSMATGIAGSNMNLRPTATSGVFASENKKLVAVTTDHISSAPQPSAGHQPAWGGVPGQISMADIVKMGRPHNKAQNSTTASQQNANANHNDGRRPAYHVSHHNFQFPNDQASNVSEVHMDQGVSSAQHDSSNDEWPSIEQPSASVLPSISEPPADPDSSNLVYDRINQHLQVDEVQGTEDHGLSVGASHVPSGSIPNRKFPEDDSGGESLYENDIDIYRHKDHDHSSKHWEIDVNASVSSATENLQQLSIHQDQGVPPEEEGPSVVIPDHLQVQSADCSHLSFGSFGSGIGSALSGPSASAPVKNHVEEVPTDAEDPPMGHLTTRSSEYYGGETNPPDGNLFHRTGVSGTYESPAAPQPDPLKVEHSEAGRANQYSFPSSEPGYNYENAQPLNVEFSQPQTSSPVQNLAPFNAMGYTNSLPSNLLAANAHALRESDISYSIFPSTQAMPSKYGNSVSSVGGSSISMPEALKSGGLSSSQPTQQTLNGTGVATGPALPQHLNLHPYSQPTVPLGPFTNMIGYPPPFLPQNYTYMPSAFQQTFAGNSAAYHQSLAAMLPQYKTSVSVSSLPQSAGVASGYGAFGNTTAIPGNFQMNTPAAPSATSLGYDDAPISQYKDNSHLMSLQQQSENSATWLHGPGSRTMSAVPANTYYNYQGQHQQPGGFRQGQQPSQNYGSLNYNPNFYHSHTGISLDHQQQNPRDGSLGGAQGQPKQSQQQIWQNNY, from the exons ATGAGCGGCAAGGGGAGCCTTAACAATGGCGGCGGCGGAGTTGGGATGATACCGGCAGGGTCCCGGAAGATGGTGGAGAGCTTGAAGGAGATAGTGAGCAACTATTCCGATTCTGAGATCTACGCTGTTCTCAAAGAGTGTAATATGGACCCTAATGAAGCCGTCAACAGGCTTCTCTCTCAAG ATCCTTTCCATGAGGTGAAAAGCAAacgagagaaaagaaaagag AATAAGGATACCTCTGAACCTCGGTCACGCGGTGGTAGTAGCTCAAGCCGGGGAGGTAGGGGTGGTGCAGACCGATATGTTGGTCGTGGCAGCTCAG AGTCTACTTTGCACGGAAAATTTTCCTCTGCTTCCAAGAAGGAGAATGGGTCTAGTACAAGTATGGCTACTGGAATTGCTGGAAGTAACATGAATTTGCGACCTACAGCCACCAG TGGTGTTTTTGCCAGTGAAAATAAGAAGTTAGTGGCTGTTACAACTGATCATATTTCATCAGCCCCACAGCCTTCTGCTGGACATCAACCTGCTTGGGGGGGTGTTCCAGGACAAATATCAATGGCTGATATTGTCAAGATGGGAAGGCCACACAACAAAGCACAAAACTCAACAACTGCATCTCAGCAAAATGCCAATGCCAACCACAATGATGGCCGTAGACCTGCATACCATGTGTCACATCATAACTTTCAGTTTCCAAACGATCAAGCTTCTAATGTTTCTGAGGTGCACATGGATCAAGGGGTTAGCTCTGCTCAACATGACTCAAGTAATGATGAATGGCCTTCAATCGAGCAGCCATCAGCTTCTGTTCTCCCTTCTATTTCAGAGCCTCCTGCAGATCCAGACTCTTCTAACCTAGTTTATGATAGAATTAACCAGCATCTCCAGGTGGATGAGGTTCAGGGAACAGAAGATCATGGCTTAAGTGTTGGTGCAAGCCATGTGCCATCTGGTTCCATTCCAAACAGAAAGTTTCCGGAGGATGATTCTGGAGGTGAATCTCTATATGAAAATGACATTGACATTTATAGACACAAGGATCATGATCATTCTTCCAAGCACTGGGAAA TTGATGTGAATGCTTCAGTTTCATCGGCTACTGAAAACTTGCAACAACTGTCTATACACCAGGATCAAGGTGTGCCACCTGAGGAGGAAGGGCCTTCAGTGGTTATTCCAGACCACCTACAAGTTCAAAGTGCAGATTGTTCACACTTGAGCTTTGGTAGCTTTGGCTCTGGAATCGGTTCAGCTCTTTCTGGTCCTTCGGCATCTGCTCCAGTGAAAAATCATGTAGAAGAGGTGCCTACAGATGCAGAAGATCCACCAATGGGGCACTTGACCACCAG AAGTTCTGAATACTATGGTGGTGAGACAAATCCACCAGATGGCAATTTATTCCATAGGACTGGAGTATCTGGGACTTACGAGTCACCTGCTGCTCCGCAACCTGATCCATTGAAAGTGGAACACAGTGAAGCTGGCCGTGCAAATCAATATAGCTTTCCCTCATCTGAACCTGGCTATAACTATGAGAATGCTCAACCGTTGAATGTGGAATTTAGTCAACCGCAAACAAGCTCACCGGTTCAGAATCTTGCACCCTTCAATGCTATG GGATACACAAATTCGTTACCAAGCAATTTGTTGGCAGCTAATGCTCATGCTCTTAGGGAGTCTGATATTTCATACTCGATATTTCCTTCTACACAAGCAATGCCCTCAAAATATGGCAACTCGGTTTCTTCAGTCGGTGGTTCATCAATTTCAATGCCCGAG GCTTTGAAATCCGGTGGTTTGTCGTCATCACAGCCGACTCAACAAACCCTTAACGGGACAGGTGTTGCCACAGGACCTGCTTTGCCTCAACACCTTAATTTACATCCGTATTCACAACCGACAGTTCCTTTGGGCCCCTTTACGAACATGATTGGCTATCCTCCTCCTTTTCTGCCTCAGAATTATACATACATGCCCTCTGCTTTCCAGCAAACATTTGCCGGTAATAGTGCTGCTTACCACCAATCTTTAGCGGCGATGCTCCCTCAATACAAGACTAGTGTGTCCGTGAGCAGCTTACCCCAGTCGGCTGGCGTTGCTTCTGGCTATGGTGCTTTTGGTAATACGACTGCAATTCCCGGGAACTTCCAAATGAATACCCCTGCCGCTCCTTCGGCTACATCCTTAGGTTACGATGATGCGCCAATTTCGCAGTACAAGGACAACAGTCATTTAATGTCTCTTCAGCAGCAG AGCGAGAATTCAGCTACGTGGCTCCACGGACCCGGTTCCCGGACAATGTCGGCTGTTCCTGCCAACACGTACTACAATTATCAGGGACAACATCAACAACCCGGTGGTTTCCGGCAAGGGCAACAACCGTCACAAAACTACGGGTCTTTGAACTACAACCCCAACTTCTACCACTCCCATACTGGAATCTCGCTGGATCATCAACAGCAAAACCCGAGAGACGGGTCGTTGGGTGGCGCTCAAGGACAGCCAAAGCAGTCGCAACAGCAGATATGGCAAAACAACTACTAA
- the LOC116030736 gene encoding coatomer subunit zeta-1-like — protein MDSCPSVKNILLLDSEGKRVAVKYYSDEWPTNAAKDAYEKAVFTKTQKTNARTEAEITMFENNIVVYKFVQDLHFFVTGSEDENELILATVLQGFFDAVGILLRGNADKREALENLDLILLCLDEIVDGGIILETDADIIAGKVASNSMDAAAPLSEQTISQALATAREHLTRSLLK, from the exons ATG GATTCCTGCCCTTCAGTGAAGAACATTCTACTTCTAGATTCTGAAGGAAAGCGTGTTGCTGTCAAGTACTATTCAGATGAATGGCCAACAAATGCAGCAAAGGATGCATATGAGAAGGCTGTTTTTACCAAGACTCAAAAGACTAATGCAAGGACAGAAG CCGAGATAACAATGTTTGAAAACAACATTGTTGTATACAAATTTGTTCAAGATCTTCATTTCTTTGTTACTGGGAGTGAAGATGAAAATGAACTAATACTAGCCACAGTGCTTCAAGGATTCTTTGATGCAGTTGGTATTCTTCTTAG GGGCAATGCTGACAAGAGGGAGGCACTTGAAAATTTGGATCTTATTCTTTTGTGCCTTGATGAAATTGTAGATGGCGG AATCATTCTCGAGACAGATGCAGATATTATAGCCGGGAAAGTTGCAAGTAACAGTATGGATGCTGCAGCACCTTTGTCCGAACAG ACTATTAGTCAGGCACTGGCCACTGCTCGTGAACATCTCACTAGATCTCTTTTGAAGTGA